ACAAGGGCGCCACCGCCTTCACCAGCGCGCAGAACGCCCACGGCGGCAACGAGTCGACGATCCTGACCTTCTTCAACGTCTTCTCGCACTTCGGCGCCGTCATCGTGCCGCCCGGCTACACCGACCCGCTGCTGTTCGAGGCCGGCGGCAACCCCTACGGCGTCTCCAACGCCTCGGGCGGCAAGTCGGCCACCGCGAGCGAGGCCGAGCTGGCCGCCGCCCGCTACCAGGGCCGCCGCCTGGCCGAGGTGACGGCGAAGCTCGTCGCCTGAGCCGCGGGCCGGCTCCGCGACGATCAGGTGACCTGATCCCGGCGCGTCCTCCCTGACCGTCGGCGGCCGGGGAGGACGCGCTGCGGTGCGGTAGGACGTGCCGTGCTGCACCCCGCCGCTAGCCTCGGCGGGGTGGACGAGCCGACGCCGACCCCGGTCGCCGGCCACCGGTCGCCGCGGTCCCGGGCGGCCGGCCGATGGCTGTTCCGGCTGGCCGTCGCGGTGGCCGGGGCGGTCGTCGGCGTCCTGTTGCTCGGCCGCGTCGAGGCGCCTATCGGCCCGTTCGACGCCACGCTCGCCTTCACGCCCACCGGCGGCGGCGCCACGGTGGAGGTGCCGCCGCTGGGGGCGCTCGCCGTCGACGCCTACGACGGCCCCCTCGGCCTCGACGTCCAGCTGCGCCGCGTCGACGAGGCGCGGATCCAGGCGCTGGTCGCCGACCCCGCGCGGCTCGACGGCCTGGTCGACCGGGTGAGCGAGGACCTGCAGGACGCCGTCGTCCGGCTGGCCTGGCGGACGGGGGCGGCCGGGATCGGCGGCGCCGTCCTGATCTCGCTGGTGGCCTTCCGGCGCTGGCGCGAGCCCCTGGTGGCCGCCGGGGCCTCCGTCGTCCTGCTGGCCGGCACGGCCGGGCTCGGCGCCGCCACCTGGCGCCCCGAGGCGCTCTCGCAGCCGACCTACACCGGGCTGCTGGTCAACGCGACGAGCCTGATCGGCGACGCCCGCGACATCGTCGCCCGCTTCGACGCCTACCGGGCCTCGCTGGAGGACCTGGTCGGCAACGTCGGGACGCTCTACGCGGCGCTCTCGGCGCTGCCCCAGCCGGCCGGCGACGCCGACACCGTCGCCCTGCTGCACGTCTCCGACCTGCACCTCAACCCGGCCGGTTTCGACCTGGTGGCCCAGGTGGTCGACCAGTTCGCCGTCGACGGCGTGCTCGACACCGGCGACATCACCGACTGGGGCAGCGAGCCGGAGAACCAGCTGATCGGCTCGGTCGGCGCGCTCGGCGTCCCGTACGTCTTCGTCCGCGGCAACCACGACTCCGCCGTCACCGCCGCGCTGGTGGCCGCCCAGCCGAACGCGACGGTGCTCGACGACTCCGCGACGACGGTCGCCGGCATCACGGTCGTCGGGACGCCGGACCCGCGCTTCACGCCCGACCAGGACGCCACCGGGGACGCCGAGCCGCTGGCGCAGACCGGCGAGGACCTCGCGGAGGTCGCCGGCGAGCTGCCCGAGCCGCCGGCGATCGCGATGGTGCACGACCCGGAGCAGGCGCCCCCGCTGGACGGCGTCGTCCCGCTGGTGCTGGCCGGGCACACGCACGAGCGGGAGGTCGAGACGCTCGACGACGGGACGCTGCTCATGGTGCAGGGCTCCACCGGTGGCGCCGGCCTGCGCGCCCTGCAGGGCGAGTACCCCGAGCCGCTGACGTGCACCGTGCTGTACCTCGACCCGGCCACCGGCGCGCTGGTCGCCTACGACGACATCACGCTGGGCGGGCTGGGCGAGACCGAGGCCACCATCGTGCGCACCGTCGTCCCGCAGGACGCCACCCCGGGGGACGCCGACTCGGGGGACGGCGGGACACCGGCCTCCCCGACGGACTGACCGCGCCGTCCTACGCTCGCCGGCATGGTCCCGACGACGCGCACCGCTCGCCTGGCCGCCGGCCTGCTCGCCGGGGGGCTCGCCCTCGTGCCGCTGACCGGCTGCTCGTTCACCTCGAACGACTTCTCCTGCACGACGTCGTCGTGCACGATCACGCTCGACGGCGCGGGCTCGGAGGTCGAGGTCCTGGGCACCACGGTGACCCTCGGCAGCGTGCAGGACGGCCGCGCCGACATCAGCGTCGGCGGGGCGAGCGTGTCCTGCGGGCAGGGCGAGAGCGTCACCGCCGGGCCGCTGGCGCTGGAGTGCACCAGGGTCACCGACGACGCGGTCGAGCTCACCGCCACGCTCAACTGAGGGCCCCCTGCAGGGGCCCTCAGTCGGGGTCGGCGACCTCGACGACGATCCGCGACGGGTCCTCGAGCGGGTAGACGCGGAACGGCGCCTGCGCGCGGGTGCCGACGAAGGCGACCGTCGTCCCCTCGAAGGTCGCGTCGAAGGCGACCTCGGTGACCGTGGCCGTGCCCTGTCCCGGCAAGGGGTCGGGTCCGGCGTACTCCTCGACGCCGGTGTCGTACGGGTAGCCGGCGCCCGTGACCGTCACCTGCAGGACGGCGTCCCCGGCGACGTCGACCGGCTCGCCGCTGCCCTGGGACCAGGCCGTGTCGACGTAGCGGACGTCCCACCCGGGCGTCCCGGTGCCGTCGACCTCGAACACCACCCGGTCGAAGCCGTCGTGCCGGCCGGTGCGGATGTCGGTCACCGTGACGCGGGCGTCGGACGAGGCCTCTGCGGTGTCGGGCTGGATGTCGGCGGAGAACGCCGGGGCGCCGCCGCCCCCGTCGTCACCGTCGCCGTCGCCGTCGCTGTCCCCGTCGCTGTTGCTGTCGCCGTCGCTGTCGTCGCCGACCGGGCTGGTGGCCGCGCTGCCGCCGGTCGCCGCGGTGCTCTCCTCGGCGGCGGACGACGACGCGCTGCCCGCCGCGGACGCGGTCTGCGCGCCCTGCCCGGCACACCCGGCGAGCAGGACCGCCGTGACGAGGAGGGTGCCGGCAGGGAGGAGGGCGCGTCGGGTCACGCGGCGAGCGTCGCAGCCGTGGCGCCCGCCGGGCGGCACCGTGGGGTTCGTGTCGCGGGACCGCCGCGCCGGGGTCCGTCCCACTCCGGCGACCCCGACGCCCCGACCGCGGGGTGGTGTCGGAGCGGCTGCCGGGGGCATGTAGAGTTCTCGCTGCCCCCGGCGAACACGAGCCCCCATCGTCTAGCGGTCCAGGACGCCGCCCTTTCAAGGCGGTAGCACGGGTTCGAACCCCGTTGGGGGCACGCACCACGGCACGACACAGCAAGGCCCTGTAGCGCAGTTGGTTAGCGCGCCGCCCTGTCACGGCGGAGGTCGCGGGTTCGAGTCCCGTCAGGGTCGCTCACCCGGTGCCCGGCACCGGGAGGGGCAGGTAGCTCAGTCGGTACGAGCGCTCGCCTGAAAAGCGAGAGGTCGGCGGTTCGACCCCGCCCCTGCCCACACTCTCTCCCCGCGGACGGTGCCCGGTGCTGATCCGGCACCACGACCCCGCCGACGACGAGGTCCTCGCTCCCCGCCTGCTGCAGCTCCAGCACGCCGCATACGCCGTCGAGGCGCGGCTGATCGGCGACGACCGGATCCCCGCCCTGCACGAGGACCTCCCCGCACTCCTGGGCGCCGGCCTGCGCTGGCTGGTGGCGCAGGACGACGACGCGGTCGTCGGCGCGCTGGGCTGGCGACCGGGAACGGCGGCCGTCGACGTCGACCGGCTCGTCGTCGACCCGGCGCACGCCCGCCGCGGCACCGGCCGGGCGCTGGTCGCCGCCGTGCTGGCCGAGGCCGCCGGCCAGCCGGTCACCGTCTCCACCGGCCGGCACAACACCCCCGCCCGCCGGCTCTACGCCTCGACGGGCTTCCGCGAGGTCGGCGAGCGCGAGGTCCTCCCCGGCCTGTGGGTGGTCGACGCCGTCCACGACGGCAGGGCGTCGGGGCCGTCCGCGACGGCCGGGCGTCGGGGCCGTCCACGGCGGCCGGGACGGGTGGGTCAGACGCCGACGGAGCGGTCGGCCAGCACCTGCTCGTAGACCTGCTCGTGCACCGCCCGCACCGCCGCCTGCTGCTCGGCCCGCCACGCGCGGTCGGCCGGCCGCGGCATCGGCCGGGTCAGCGCCGCGCCCACCGCGGCACCCAGGGACACCGCGTCGAAGCCGTGCTCCTCGTCGTTGCCGTAGACGACGACCTCCGACCACTGGTCGGCGAACCAGCCGCAGCTGGGCGCCACCACGCGGGTGCCCACGTCCCGGCAGATCTCCAGGTCGCGCGAGTGGGTGCCGCAGCGCTCCGGCAGGACGGCGACGTGCAGCTCCTGCAGCTGTTGCGCCCAGCGCGCCGGGTCACGGGTCACCACCTCGAGGCCCTCGGCGATCGCGAGGTCCGGGTCGGCCGGCAGCATCCGGCCCGGCTCGACGAACACCCGCAGCCGCCCCCCGCCCGAGACCGCGCCGGAGAGCGCGGCCCGCAGGAGGGCCGCCGGGTCGGGCAGCGCCGCCCGTGCGGTCCCCAGCGCCAGGCCGACCAGCCCCCGCTCGGCGCCGGTGTCCGGGTCGGGCGCGGTGAGCGAGGGGTGGGCCACCACGATCGCGGTCCGCCCGAAGCGGTCGGCGATCTCGTCGGCGGCGCCCGGCGTCAGGGTGAAGACGACCTCGGCCGTGGCGAGCAGGGCGGCGAGGTGGGCGTCGTGGCGGTGGCGGACCGGCTGGTCGGGGTCGCGCAACTGGTGCACGGTGACCACCAGCGGCACGCCGGTGCGCCGCACCGCCTCGGTCCAGCTGACCACCTCGTCCTCGGGCAGGTGGCCGTAGCCGGTGTGCACGTGCACGACGTCGACCGAGCCGGCACGGGCCGTCAGGTAGGCCGGGTCGAGCCACGGGCTCGTACCGTGCCGCGACCCCACGGGCACCGCGGTGCCGGGCAGCACGGCGTCGACGTAGGCGTCGCCGTGCGGCACCGTGGCGATGCGGATCCGCGCGTGGGACGCGGACGAGGTCAGGGCGTGGACCACGCGGACGTGCACTCCTCCTGCGGTCGAGCACGCGACGGCAGGGCGGTGCTCCTCGATGAACTCTGTGAGTCTCGATACCCGGGCCCGGTGGCGCACAACCGTCTGCACCCCTCCCGAGTGGCCCACGCCACTCGATGGGGACGGGTCAGGCGCGTCCCGTACCGCTGCGGCCCTCCCGCGCCGCGGCGTAGGCCGGCGCGCGGAAGCGGGCCATCGGCCCGTCGGCGAGCAGGCCCGGCGGCGGGTTGCGGACGGCGTCGAAGCGCAGGTCCGGGTCGGGCTCGGCCACCGGGGCGGTGAGCACGAGCCGGGCGAAGGGCACCCAGTCCCCTCCCCCGCGGGCGACCAGCAGCCGGAACGCCAGACCGCGCCCGGAGACCGCGTCGGCGACCGGGCCGGGGTCCGACCGCACGCCCCGGGGCCCGTCCGGGACGGCGACCAGCCGCAGCGTCCCCGCCGTCGACCGGTAGCCCATGAACGAGGAGTAGGTCGCCGCGGCGTCGACCCGCGGCACCGGGACGTACCGGGTCCGGCGGCCGGTCCCGCCGGTCGACAGCAGCAGGTCGACCGGCCGGTCGCCGTCGGGCAGGCGGACGGCGAGGCCCAGCAGGTCGGGGAGCGGCGCGGGCAGCCCCGCGCCGCGGGAGAGCCGCACGACGGCCGGCTCGCGGGCGGGCTCGGCCAGCCAGCGCACGCCCCAGTCCCGCGGCCCCCCGGTCCGCTCGAGGACGGCGTCGAGAACCACGCCCCGGGGGTGCATGGGCTTGCCGTCCCGCCACCGGGCGAGGGTGCCCAGCGGCACCGCCGCGAGCCGGCCGGCCAGCCTCGCCAGGTCCTGCACGGTGTCCCCCTCCCGGCGCACCGACCACCGGGGCACCGCGAGGGGCCCTACCCGGACGCCGGCCGCTCCACCGGAGTCCGTCAGGTGGCGTCTACGACGCCGGACGGAGCGATCCGCAGTCGGTCGATCACGGAGCGACACGACCGGCGCGTGCCGTCCACGGGCGACACCTGCCCGTGTCGGCGCCGATGTCCGTCGCCTTTCGCCCTGTGGTCCGGACCGGTCCGCTGCCTACGGTCGGTACGTGCTCACGACGCTCCTGGTCATCGGCGGTGTCCTCGTCGGACTCCTCCTGCTGCTCGCCCTGATCGTCACCCTGAGCGCCCGGCCCGCGACCCGCCCCGCTCCCGGCCGGCCCGCCGGCTGGGTCGCCGACGCCGGCCGGCCGCACCCCGACGCGTGGGCGCCGCTGAGCGGCACCACCGAGGAGATGCGCGCGGTCCAGTGACCGCCCCCTGACCCGGCGTCCCGGCGGCTGCGGACAGCGCGCCGCCGGGACAGCCCGGACCGGCCGGTGCGGTGCTCAGCGCAGGGGCCGGCCCCACTCCGTCTCCTGGCGCAGCACCGGTTTGAGCACCTTGCCGCCGGGGTTGCGCGGCAGGACCGCCGGCCGCACCGACACGAACTGCGGCACCTTGAAGTCGGCCAGGTGCGCGCGGGCGTGGTCGAGGACGGCCTCGACGTCGAGCTCGGTGCCCGGCAGCGGCACGAGGACGGCACCCACCTTCTCCCCCATCACCGTGTCGGGGACGCCGACCACCGCGACCTCGAAGACGCCCGGCGCCGCCGCGAGGACGTTCTCCACCTCGACGCAGTACACGTTCTCGCCGCCGCGGTTGATCATGTCCTTGGCCCGGTCGACGACGTAGGTGAAGCCCTCGTCGTCGATGCGCGCCAGGTCGCCGGTGTGCAGCCACCCGTCGACGAAGGTCTGCGCCGTCGCCTCGGGCTTGTCCCAGTACCCCTGCACGACGTTCGCGCCGCGGACGAGCAGCTCCCCCACGCCGGTCTCCGGGTCGGGGTCGGCCACCTGCAGGTCGACGACGGGCGCCGGGAAGCCGACCGAGTCCGCGTGCGTGTCGGCGTACTCGTGCGGGAGGAACGTGGAGATCGACGAGGTCTCCGTCAGCCCGAAGCCGTTGCCCACCCGGGCCGCGGGGAACGCCGCCTTGATCCGCTGCACCAGGTCCGGGGCGATCGGCGCGCCGCCGTAGGTGGCGAAGCGCACCCCGCTGACGTCGACGTCGGCGAAGCCGGCCTGACTGATCGCCAGCCAGAACACCGCCGGCACCGACGTGACGACGGCGACCCGCTCCTCCGGGACCACCCGCAGGAAGCGGCCCACCTCGAACGCCGGCATGACCACCGCCGCGGCACCCCCCTGCAGCGCCACCAGCAGCTGGCTGTTGCAGCCGGTGACGTGGAACAGCGGCACGCTGACCAGGTTGCGCAGCGACGGGTCGTGCCCCGACAGGCCCACCACCCGGCGGGCGGTCTCGGTGTTGCTCAGGAAGTTCTCGTGGCTGGTCATCGCGCCCTTGGGGAAGCCCGTGGTCCCCGAGGTGTAGAAGATCGCCGCGAGGTCCGACCGGCGCAGGCCCTCCTCCACGTGCGGGTCGCCGTCCGGCAGCGCGGAGCCGGGTCCCAGCACCACCCGCGCGCCGCTGTCCTCCACGACGTAGCGGGCCTCGGCCTCGGTGAAGCGGGTGTTCACCGGCACCGCGACGCCGCCGGCCATCAGCGTGCCGAAGAACCCGAGCACCCAGTCCACGCCGTTGCCCAGCCGGATCGCCACCCGGTCACCCCGCCCCACGCCGGCCGCGCGCAGCCCGCCGGCGACCCGGGCGGCGCCGTCCTCCAGCTCACGGAAGGTCAGGCGCGGCCCGTCGACCTCCACCACCGCCTCGCCGCGGGGGTCGCGCTCCACCGACGTCCGCAGCATCGCGACCACCGAGTCGGGCAGGTCGGTGTAGTGCTTGACGCCGGCGGCGTCGCGCTCGACGCCGCTCTCGTCGAAGGGGTGCAGGGCCATCAGTACCTGCCGACGTTCTCGAAGCACCGGCGCGGGTTGTCCACCAGCATGGTGGTGATCTGCTCGTCGGTCACCCCGTGCTCGCGCAGGTAGGGCAGCACGTCCTCGTGGACGTGCGTGTAGTGCCACTGGGGCAGCAGGTCCATGACGCCGGGCGCCAGCCAGTCGATGTAGCAGGAGGCGTCCTGCGAGAGCACCATGCTGCCGGCGTGGCCGCGGCGGCACATCTCCACGACGGTGTCGGCGCGGGCCTCGAACGTCGTCTCCAGGTTGATCCCGAAGCGGTCCATGCCGAGGACGAACCCGGCCTCGGCCAGCTCGGACAGGTGGTCGACGTCGGTGGTGTCCCCGCTGTGCCCGAGCACCACGCGCTGCGGGTCGACGCCCTCGTCGCCGAGCACCTTCTGCACCTCCAGGCCGGTGTGGCTGCCCGGGTGGGTGTGCACGGTGATCGGGACGCCGGTCGCGCGGTGCGCCCCGGCCACGGCGCGCATGACCCGCTCGACGCCGGCGGTCAGCCCCTGCTGGTCGATGGCGCACTTGAGGAAGGCGGCGCGGACGCCGGTGCCCGCGATGCCGTCCTCGATGTCGCCGACGAACATGTCGACCATCGGGTCGGGCACCTCGGCGCCCACCGCCGCGTTGAGCGCCGGACCGCGGTGGTGGAAGAAGAAGGGGACGTCGTCGTAGGTGTAGCAGCCGGTGGCCACGACGATGTTGAGGTCGACCTGCTCGGCGATCCGCTGGATCCGCGGGACGTAGCGGCCCAGGCCGATCACGGTCGGGTCGACGATCGTCCGGACGCCGGTCGCGGCCAGCTTCCTCAGCTTCTGCACCGCGTCGGCCACGCGGTCGTCCTCGCTCCCCCACTCCTCCGGGTGGTTCAGCTGGACGTCGGCGGTGAGCACGAAGACGTGCTCGTGCATGAGCGTCTGGCCGAGCTCCGCGGTGTCGACGGGGCCTCGGACGGTCTGCACCTGCGGCACGGGCGGGTCCTCCTCGAAGGGCTGCAACACGGGAGGCCGACGTTAACCGAGCTGTGACCCGCACCACGAGGGGGTCAGCCGCCGGTCATCAGCTCCGCGGCCCGCTCCCCCACCAGCACCGCCGTCGCCGCCGGCCCGCGCGTGGGCACCTCGGGCAGCACGGAGAGGTCGGCGACCCGCAGCCCCGCGACGCCACGGACCCGGAGGTGCTGGTCGACGACGGCACCGGGGTCGCCGTCGGGCCCCATCCGGGCGCTGCCGGCGAGGTGCTGGGCGGTCGCCAGGCTCCCGGCGACCCAGGCGTCGAGCGCCCGGTCGTCGGCGAGGACGTCGTCGGCGGGGTCGCCGCAGTGGGCGACCAGCGGGGCGAGCGCGCGGGTGCGCAGCAGCGCCGCGGCCAGCCGCACGGCCTCGCGCAGCCGGCGCCGGTCGGCCGCCGTCGCCAGGTAGCCGTGCGCGATCCGCGGGGCGGCGGCGGGGTCGGCGGAGGCCAGCGCGAGCCGGCCCCGGCTCTCCTCGCGGTAGAGGCCCGCGGCCAGCGAGAGCGTCGTGCCGTCCCCTCCGCCGCCCGGGACCACGCGCGCCCACGGCCGCAGCCACGGCAGCACCTCGAGGTCGCCGGGCACCGGCGAGTCCTCCGACGTGGTGTTGAGCACGCTGTGCAGCGGCAGCGGCCAGTCACCCTCGGGCAGCCCCGCGAGCGGCGTCCAGGGCAGGTAGACCAGCGGGTGGTCGGACAGGCCGGCGCCCACGCCGGGGGCGTCGACGACGACGTCGATCCCGTGCGCGCGCAGGTGGGCCGCGGGGCCGACGCCGGAGAGCAGCAGCAGGTGCGGGGAGCCGGCCGCGCCGGCGGCGAGCACCACCTCGGCGGCGCGCACCGGCCCGGCGTCGGTGTCCACGCCCACCGCCCGCCCGCCCTCGACGAGCACCCGCCGCACGTCCACCCCGCCGCGGACGGTCAGCCCGGCCGCGCCGCGGCGCGGTGAGAGGTAGGCCATCGCCGTGTTGACCCGGACGCCGTCGCGCACGGTGAACGGCACCGGCCCCCAGCCGGGCGGCCCGCCGGCGTTCTTGTCCGGCTCCTCCGGGACGCCGAGCTCGGCCGCCGCCGCGGCGAGGGCGTCGGTCAGCGGGGAGCCCGCGGTCGGGCGGCTGACCGGCAGCGGGCCGTCGCCACCGTGCCCGGGCCGGTCGCCGTACTGCCGGTCGGCCTCGAGCCGGCACCAGGCCGGGAGGCTGGCGGCGAGGCTCCAGAGGTCGTTGCCGGCCGCGGCCCAGCCGGCGTGGTCGGCCGGGGTCGCGCGGACGAAGTACCCGCCGTTGACCGCGCTCGACCCGCCGACCCCGCGCCCGCGAGGCAGCGGCGCCCGGCTGCCGGGCGTGAGCTCGCTGCTGAGCGACCGGTTGGCCGGGTGCCCCGGGACCGTGGCCCCGAGCGTGGCCGCGTCGCGCAGGTCGGGTGGGAAGTCGCCGGGCCGGGCGTGGTCGGCGCCGGCCTCGAGCAGCAGCACCCGGCGTCCGGCGTCGGCCAGGCGCGCCGCGAGCGCGCAACCGGAGGAACCGGCGCCCACGACGACGACGTCCCAGCCGGCGGTCACAGCCCCAGCGCCCCCGGCAGGTCCAGCCGGCGCACCTTGCCGGTGGAGGTCCGCGGCAGCTCCGCCACCGGGTGCAGGCTCTTGGGCCGCTTGGCCGCCGACAGCCGCTCGCGCGCCCAGTCGGCGAGCGCGGCCGGGTCCGCGGTGCCCACGTAGGCGGCCACCACCCGCTGCCCCCACTCGTCGTCGGGGACGCCGACCACGGCGCTCTCCACCACGTCCGGGTGCGCGTCGAGGACCGCCTCGACCTCGGCCGGGTAGACGTTGACCCCGCCGGAGATCACCAGGTCCTCACGGCGGCCGTCGAGCCAGACCGTGCCGTCCTCGTCGACCCGGCCGAGGTCGCCGACGGTGACCCGGTCGCCGCGCCAGGCGGCCGCGGTCTTCTCCGGCGCGCGCCAGTACTCGACGCGGGCCCACCGCGGGACGGCGCACCACAGCTGGCCGCCCTCGTCGGTCTCCAGCCGCCGGCCGGGGCGCGCACGGCCGACGCTGCCGGGGTGCGCCAGCCAGTGCTCCGGCGGGCAGACGGTGAACTGCGCCTCGGTGGAGCCGTAGAACTCCCACACGCTGCCCTCCGGCAGCGCCGCGAGCACCGCCCGCTTGAGGGGCTCCGGGCACGGCGCGCCGGCGTGCACCAGCCGCCGGAAGGAGGACCAGTCGACGCTGCCGTGCCCGATCAGCCGCTGCAGGTGCGTGGGCACGCAGAAGGTCGTCGTCGGCCGCGCCGTACCGATCACCCCGGCGGCCCGGGCGGCGTCGAACGGTCCGGGCAGCAGCACCTCCCCACCGGCCAGCAGCGTGTGGACGGCGAAGCGCAGCGGCGCCGAGTGGTGCAGCGGCGAGAGGACGAGGTGCCGGTCGGCCGGGCCGAGGTCCCAGAGGTCGATCTCCTCGGCGGCCAGCGCGCGGGCGTCGTCCGGGTCGAGCACGCCGGACCAGACGCCCTTGCGCCGGCCGGTGGTCCCCGACGTGTAGTGCATCGGCCGGGCCAGGGGCACGTCGGCGAGCTCGGCCTGCCCGCTGCCGGTCAGCAGCCGGGCGGGGTCGGTGCCGACGTCGAGGGCGGGGTCGGCGTCGGCCGCGAGCGCGGCCCGCTCGGGAGCCGGGAGCGCCGGGTCCAGCACGACGGGGACGACGCCGGTGCGCAGGGCGCCGAGGACGACGGCCAGCAGCGCCGGCGAGGACGCCGCGGAGACCAGCAGCCGGTCGCCGGACCGCAGTCCGGCCGCCCGCAGCGCTGCCGCCGCCCGCCGCTGGTCGCGCTCGCTGTCGGCGGCGCGCACGACGGGCACGCTCACGGCAGCGACACCCGGTCGCCGTCCACCGCGACGTGCCCCTCGACGGCGAGCTTGGCCAGCGTGGCGCGGGTGGACTGCGCGGCGGCCGGCCACAGCGACCGCGGCACCGCGGCGTAGACGTCGGCCACGAGCGCGTCGACCGTGCCCGCGCCCCGCACCAGCGCGGACAGCAGCTGCGCCTCGCGGAACGCGCGGTGCGCCAGGTAGTAGTCGAGGACCGCGGTGGGGTCCTCGGTCAGCTCCGGCCCGTGGCCGCAGTACAGCGCGCTGGGACCGAGGTCGAGCACCCGGCGCAGCGACTCCAGGTAGGCGACGACGTCGCCCTCGGGGTGGGTGACCACGGAGGTGCCCCGGCCCAGGACGTGGTCGCCGACCAGCACCGCCCCCGAGTCCAGCCGGAAGGCCAGGTGGTCGGCGGTGTGCCCGGGCGTGGGGACGACGCCGAGCGTGGTCCCGGCCAGGCGCAGCCGCTCGCCGGGCTCGAGCACCCGGCCCCGCGGCCCGGCGACGGACGCGTCGGCGGCGGCCACCGGCGCGCCGAAGCGGGCGCCCCAGGGCTGCGCGGCCTCGGCGTGGTCGCCGTGGTGGTGGGTGACGAGGACGGCCACGCAGCGCGCGTCGCGGGCGGCCAGCGCCTCCTCGACCGCGGCCAGGTGGGCGGGGTCGTCGGGACCGGGGTCGACGACGACCGCCTGACCGCTGCCCGGGTCGCCGACGAGGTAGGTGTTGGTGCCGTCGAGCGTCATCCCCGACGGGTTGGGGGCCAGCACCCGCGTCACCAGCGGCTCGAGCGCCGCCGTCCGGGGCAGCGCGCCGGGCGCGGGGAGGGCCCAGGAGGTGCGCGGATCGGCCGGGGCGTGCACGCCCGGCACGCTATCGGCCGCGGGCGCGTCCGGCGCGCCCCGCGGTTAGCCTCGGCCCATGCGCTCGCTCTGGTCCAGGTCCCGTCCCGTGCTGGTCGCCGCGGCCGGCGCCCTGCTGCTCACCGCCGGCTCCTGCGGCGGCGGGGGCGAGGGGACCGACAACGCCGAGGAGTCCGCGGAGGTCACCAGCGCCGAGACCAGCTCCAGCGCGGCGTCGTCCACCGGCGCCACCAGCTCCTCGGCCGCCGGCGACGACCCCGCCATCGCCCAGTTCTGCGCCCAGTCGGCGGAGTTCGACGAGCTGGGCAACCAGCTGACCGCGGCCACCCCGGAGCAGCTGCCCGGCCTGCTGCAGCAGGCGGCCGCCGCGTTCGACGCCGTCCAGCCGCCGGCGGAGATCGCCGGCAACTGGCAGGTCGTCGGCGACGCCGTCCAGTCCTTCGCCGACACCGCCAACTCGGTGGACGCCAGCACCCCCGAGGGCCAGCAGCAGCTGCAGACCGCGGCGCAGGAGTTCGTCACGGTCGCGGGCGGCCCGGACGGCACCGCCGTCCAGCAGTTCGGCCAGGCCAACTGCGGGACCGCGGCTCCCACCTCCTGACGGGGGACCTCCCCGCCGGGAGGCCGTGGGCGACGGCGGGCCCCGTCCCGGGAGGGACGGGGCCCGTCGATCAGCAGCCGCTGATGCTGACGCCGCGGGCGCGCAGCCACGGCACGGGGTCGACCTGGCCGCCGTGCATCGCGCCGGACGGGTGGACCTCGAAGTGCAGGTGCGGGCCGGTGGACTGGCCGCGGTTGCCGACCTCGGCGATGAGCTCGCCGGCGAGGACGCGCTCGCCGGTGCGGACGTACTCGGCGTTGACGTGGCCGTAGACGGTGACCGCGCCGTCGGTGCCGCGGATGTAGACGGCCACGCCGAAGCCGGTGGCCGGGCCGGTGCGCACGACGGTGCCGGACGTGGCCGCGTAGATCGGCGTCCCGATCGGGGCGGCGATGTCGACGCCGCCGTGCAGGGCGCCCCAGCGGAAGCCGTAGCAGCTCGACGTCCGCCCGGAGGTGGGCTTGACGTAGTTGGCGCCGCTGACCGCCGCGGCGCCGGTCGACGAGCCCGACGACGAGCCGGACGACGACGAGC
This region of Geodermatophilus bullaregiensis genomic DNA includes:
- a CDS encoding MBL fold metallo-hydrolase, which translates into the protein MHAPADPRTSWALPAPGALPRTAALEPLVTRVLAPNPSGMTLDGTNTYLVGDPGSGQAVVVDPGPDDPAHLAAVEEALAARDARCVAVLVTHHHGDHAEAAQPWGARFGAPVAAADASVAGPRGRVLEPGERLRLAGTTLGVVPTPGHTADHLAFRLDSGAVLVGDHVLGRGTSVVTHPEGDVVAYLESLRRVLDLGPSALYCGHGPELTEDPTAVLDYYLAHRAFREAQLLSALVRGAGTVDALVADVYAAVPRSLWPAAAQSTRATLAKLAVEGHVAVDGDRVSLP
- the mftG gene encoding mycofactocin dehydrogenase MftG, producing MTAGWDVVVVGAGSSGCALAARLADAGRRVLLLEAGADHARPGDFPPDLRDAATLGATVPGHPANRSLSSELTPGSRAPLPRGRGVGGSSAVNGGYFVRATPADHAGWAAAGNDLWSLAASLPAWCRLEADRQYGDRPGHGGDGPLPVSRPTAGSPLTDALAAAAAELGVPEEPDKNAGGPPGWGPVPFTVRDGVRVNTAMAYLSPRRGAAGLTVRGGVDVRRVLVEGGRAVGVDTDAGPVRAAEVVLAAGAAGSPHLLLLSGVGPAAHLRAHGIDVVVDAPGVGAGLSDHPLVYLPWTPLAGLPEGDWPLPLHSVLNTTSEDSPVPGDLEVLPWLRPWARVVPGGGGDGTTLSLAAGLYREESRGRLALASADPAAAPRIAHGYLATAADRRRLREAVRLAAALLRTRALAPLVAHCGDPADDVLADDRALDAWVAGSLATAQHLAGSARMGPDGDPGAVVDQHLRVRGVAGLRVADLSVLPEVPTRGPAATAVLVGERAAELMTGG
- a CDS encoding class I adenylate-forming enzyme family protein — its product is MSVPVVRAADSERDQRRAAAALRAAGLRSGDRLLVSAASSPALLAVVLGALRTGVVPVVLDPALPAPERAALAADADPALDVGTDPARLLTGSGQAELADVPLARPMHYTSGTTGRRKGVWSGVLDPDDARALAAEEIDLWDLGPADRHLVLSPLHHSAPLRFAVHTLLAGGEVLLPGPFDAARAAGVIGTARPTTTFCVPTHLQRLIGHGSVDWSSFRRLVHAGAPCPEPLKRAVLAALPEGSVWEFYGSTEAQFTVCPPEHWLAHPGSVGRARPGRRLETDEGGQLWCAVPRWARVEYWRAPEKTAAAWRGDRVTVGDLGRVDEDGTVWLDGRREDLVISGGVNVYPAEVEAVLDAHPDVVESAVVGVPDDEWGQRVVAAYVGTADPAALADWARERLSAAKRPKSLHPVAELPRTSTGKVRRLDLPGALGL